The following coding sequences lie in one Loxodonta africana isolate mLoxAfr1 chromosome X, mLoxAfr1.hap2, whole genome shotgun sequence genomic window:
- the PLXNB3 gene encoding plexin-B3, whose protein sequence is MCLPWSRATWKTPRLHSFIVAPVMALRPPFCLHLLLLLLPPPPLPLTGAHRFSAPNTTFNHLALAPGPGSLYVGAVNRLFQLSPELQLEAMAVTGPVLDSPDCVPFRDPAECPQARLTDNANQLLLVSSRAQELVACGQVRQGVCEKRRLGDVAELLYQAEDPGDGQFVAANAPGVATVGLVVPVPGRDLLLVARGLAGKLSGGVPPLTVRQLAGPQPFSSEGLGRLVVGDFSDYNNSYVGAFADARSAYFVFRRRGARAQAEYRSYVARVCLGDTNLYSYVEVPLVCRGQGLIQAAFLAPGTLLGAFAAGSRGARAALCAFPLAQLDGSMEEARRLCYTTAGRGPSGSEEAIVEYGVTSRCVTLPPDSPESYPCGDEHTPSPIAGRRPLEAEPLLLLKQPISAVAALQVDGHMMAFLGDTQGQLHKVFLSNSQGQVYYSQQVGPPGSAISPDLLVDSSGSHLYVLTAQQVDRVPVAACPQFPDCTSCLQARDPLCGWCILQGRCTRKGQCERAAQPNQWLWSYEEGSHCPHIQALLPAQHPRQEQGQVTLSVPRLPALALDEYFHCAFGDYDSLAHVEGPHVTCVTPPHDQVPLNPPGTDHVTLLLTLMFEDVVVAAANFSFYDCSAVQALDMAAPCRACVGSLWRCHWCPQSSQCVLEEHCPDGERTIYSAQEVDVQERGPEACPQVEGLAGPLLVPVGWESRLVLRVRNLHHFRGLPASYHCWLELPGELRRLPASLEETAGDGSLIYCQAQQFHPSTSQRELRVPIYVTRGETQRLDNADLLHVTLYDCAVGHPDCSHCQAANGSLGCLWCRHSQPACRYGPLCPPGAALQLCPRPSIFSIEPRTGPPEGGLALTILGSNLGRDFADVRDAVRVAGRPCSADPALYRISARIVCVTSPAPNGTVGPVQVAIKGRPPGISTQHFTYQDPVLLSLSPLWGPQAGGTQLTIRGQHLQTGGNISAFVGGQPCPIREPVCPETITCRTMPQAAPGKAIVQVVFGQAQRTLLSSPFLYTANPQLLAAEPSVSFRGGGRLIRVRGSGLDVVRRPLLSVWLEAEGPEGVTLAWPEPSLAQPQDPDPRRSCGVPAADPQACVRLDGGLLQCSTVCSINSSSLLLCLSPAVPDGARPRRVFFTLDNVHVDFARASGGRAFLYQPNPRLAPLSRDGPIRPYRLKPGNVLDVEGEGLNLGISKEEVRVLIGDGECLVKTLTLTHLYCEPPLQAPQPSNSSGSLPQFVVHMGNVRLALGPVQYEAEPALATFPVEAQVGLGLGAALLTAAVLLLTLMYRHKSKQALRDYQKVLVQLENLEISVGDQCRKEFTDLMTEMTDLSSDLEASGIPFLDYHTYAERVFFPGHGGCPLQPWPNGPEEEARHATVRQGLTQLSHLLNSRLFLLTLIHTLEEQPSFSQRDRCHVASLLSLALHGKLEYLTDILKTLLGDLAAHYVDKNPKLMLRRTESMVEKLLTNWLSICLYAFLREVAGEPLYMLFRAIKYQVDKGPVDAVTGKAKRTLNDSRLLREDVEFRPLTLMVLAGTSRMAGTSSGQCVPARVLDTDTITQVKEKVLDQVYKGTPFSQRPSVHTLDLEWRSGMAGHLTLSDEDLTSVTQNHWKRLNTLQHYKVPDGATVGLIPQLHHIGTITQSPVQSCPSGENTPMLEDSEEGGLRLWHLVKATEEPEGTKPRRSSLRERERERARAKAIPEIYLTRLLSMKGTLQKFVDDTFQAILSVNRPVPIAVRYLFDFLDELAEKHGIDDPDTLHIWKTNSLLLRFWVNTLKNPQFIFDVRVSDNVDAILAVIAQTFIDSCTVSEHKVGRDSPVNKLLYAREIPRYKQMVEKYYTDIRESSPASYQEMNSALAELSGSYTSAPHCLEALQDLYKHIHRYYDQIISALEEDPMGQKMQLACRLQQIAALVENKVTHL, encoded by the exons ATGTGCCTTCCATGGTCCCGTGCTACTTGGAAGACCCCTCGGCTGCACAGTTTCATAGTG GCCCCCGTGATGGCCCTCCGGCCTCCCTTTTGTCTCcacctcctgctgctgctgctgccgccgccacCACTGCCTCTAACCGGGGCTCACCGATTCTCTGCACCCAACACCACCTTCAATCACTTGGCGCTTGCGCCAGGCCCGGGCTCCCTCTATGTGGGTGCTGTGAACCGCCTCTTCCAGCTCAGCCCTGAACTGCAGCTGGAGGCCATGGCTGTCACCGGCCCTGTCCTCGACAGCCCCGACTGCGTGCCCTTCCGAGACCCGGCCGAGTGCCCACAGGCCCGGCTCACTGACAATGCCAACCAGCTACTGCTGGTGAGCAGCCGGGCCCAGGAGTTGGTGGCCTGTGGGCAGGTGCGGCAGGGCGTGTGCGAGAAGCGGCGCCTGGGGGATGTGGCTGAGCTGCTGTACCAGGCCGAGGACCCTGGTGACGGACAATTTGTGGCCGCCAATGCTCCCGGAGTGGCCACAGTGGGCCTGGTGGTGCCCGTGCCAGGGCGAGACCTTCTGCTAGTGGCCAGGGGCCTGGCGGGCAAGCTGTCGGGCGGGGTCCCTCCGCTGACCGTGCGCCAGCTGGCTGGGCCCCAGCCCTTCTCCAGCGAAGGCTTGGGCCGCCTCGTGGTGGGCGACTTCTCTGACTACAACAATAGTTATGTGGGTGCCTTTGCTGATGCCCGGTCTGCCTACTTCGTCTTCCGCCGCCGCGGGGCCCGGGCTCAGGCTGAGTACCGCTCCTACGTGGCCCGTGTCTGTCTGGGTGACACCAACCTCTACTCTTACGTGGAGGTGCCCCTGGTTTGCCGCGGCCAGGGCCTCATCCAGGCTGCCTTCCTTGCCCCGGGCACCCTGCTGGGAGCATTTGCTGCTGGCTCAAGGGGGGCGAGGGCCGCCCTGTGTGCCTTTCCCTTGGCCCAGCTGGACGGGAGCATGGAGGAGGCCCGGCGGCTCTGCTACACGACAGCTGGCAGGGGCCCCAGTGGCTCAGAGGAAGCCATCGTCGAGTATGGTGTGACATCACGCTGTGTCACCCTACCCCCT GACTCCCCGGAGTCATACCCCTGCGGTGATGAGCACACCCCCAGCCCTATTGCCGGCCGCCGCCCTCTGGAGGCTGAACCTCTACTGCTACTCAAGCAGCCCATCAGCGCCGTGGCTGCCCTCCAGGTGGATGGGCACATGATGGCCTTCCTGGGGGACACCCAGGGCCAGCTGCATAAG gtCTTTCTCAGCAACTCCCAGGGCCAGGTGTACTACTCCCAGCAAGTGGGTCCCCCAGGCTCGGCCATCAGTCCTGACCTGCTGGTGGACAGCAGTGGCAGCCACCTCTATGTCCTGACTGCCCAGCAG GTGGATCGGGTGCCCGTGGCAGCCTGCCCCCAGTTCCCTGACTGCACCAGCTGCCTGCAGGCCCGGGACCCACTCTGCGGCTGGTGTATCCTTCAGGGCAG GTGTACCCGGAAGGGCCAGTGTGAGCGGGCAGCTCAGCCGAACCAGTGGCTGTGGAGCTATGAAGAGGGGAGCCATTGTCCACACATCCAGGCCCTGCTGCCGGCCCAGCACCCCCGCCAGGAGCAGGGCCAG GTTACCCTCTCTGTCCCCCGGCTGCCTGCCCTGGCCCTGGACGAGTACTTCCACTGTGCCTTTGGAGACTATGACAGCTTGGCTCACGTGGAAGGGCCCCATGTGACCTGTGTCACCCCTCCCCATGACCAGGTGCCACTTAACCCTCCAGGCACAG ACCATGTCACCCTGCTCCTGACCTTGATGTTTGAGGATGTGGTTGTGGCTGCTGCCAACTTCTCCTTCTATGACTGCAGCGCTGTCCAGGCCTTGGACATGGCCGCCCC GTGCCGCGCTTGCGTGGGCAGCCTATGGCGGTGCCACTGGTGCCCCCAGAGCAGCCAGTGTGTGCTTGAGGAGCACTGCCCCGATGGCGAGAGGACCATCTACAGCGCCCAGGAG GTGGACGTCCAGGAGCGAGGCCCTGAGGCCTGCCCTCAGGTTGAGGGCCTGGCTGGTCCCCTGCTGGTGCCCGTGGGCTGGGAGAGTCGCTTGGTGCTGCGTGTGCGGAACCTTCACCATTTTCGA GGCCTGCCTGCCTCCTACCACTGCTGGCTGGAGCTGCCGGGAGAGCTTCGGAGGCTGCCCGCCTCCCTGGAAGAGACTGCTGGGGATGGGAGCCTTATCTACTGCCAGGCCCAGCAG TTCCACCCCTCAACCTCCCAGCGGGAGCTCCGGGTGCCCATCTATGTCACCCGGGGCGAGACCCAGCGCCTGGACAACGCAGACCTTCTTCATG tgaccctgtatgactgCGCTGTGGGCCACCCCGACTGCAGCCACTGCCAGGCAGCCAACGGGAGCCTGGGCTGCCTGTGGTGCCGCCACAGCCAGCCAGCCTGTCGCTATGGGCCCCTGTGCCCGCCCGGGGCTGCCCTGCAGCTCTGCCCTCGGCCTAGCATTTTCTCG ATTGAGCCCCGGACTGGTCCCCCAGAGGGAGGCCTGGCCCTCACCATCCTAGGCTCGAACCTGGGCCGGGACTTCGCCGATGTGCGGGACGCTGTGAGGGTGGCTGGCCGGCCCTGCAGCGCTGACCCAGCTCTGTACCGGATCTCTGCTCG AATTGTGTGTGTGACGTCTCCCGCCCCCAACGGCACCGTGGGGCCAGTTCAAGTGGCCATTAAGGGTCGGCCACCGGGCATCTCCACCCAGCACTTCACTTACCAG GACCCGGTCCTACTGAGCCTGAGTCCCCTGTGGGGCCCCCAGGCAGGGGGCACCCAGCTCACCATCCGTGGGCAGCACCTCCAGACAGGGGGCAACATCAGTGCGTTCGTGGGAGGTCAGCCTTGTCCCAT CCGAGAGCCCGTGTGTCCTGAGACTATCACGTGCCGCACCATGCCCCAGGCAGCCCCAGGAAAAGCAATCGTTCAAGTTGTCTTCGGCCAGGCCCAGCGCACGCTGCTGTCCAGCCCCTTCCTCTACACGGCCAACCCCCAGCTTCTGGCAGCGGAGCCCAGTGTCAGCTTCCGGGG GGGCGGGCGGCTGATCCGTGTCAGGGGCTCAGGCCTGGACGTTGTGCGGCGGCCCCTGCTGTCGGTGTGGCTGGAGGCCGAGGGCCCGGAGGGGGTCACACTGGCCTGGCCTGAGCCCAGCCTGGCCCAGCCCCAGGACCCAGACCCAAGGCGGAGCTGTGGGGTCCCTGCTGCAGACCCCCAGGCTTGTGTCCGGCTTGATGGGGGCTTGCTGCAG TGCTCCACGGTCTGCTCCATCAACTCGTCCAGCCTCCTCCTGTGCCTGAGCCCCGCTGTGCCTGATGGCGCCCGCCCACGCCGGGTCTTCTTCACCCTGGACAATGTGCACGTGGACTTTGCCAGGGCCAGTGGGGGCCGGGCCTTCCTCTACCAGCCCAACCCCCGCCTGGCGCCCCTCAGCCGCGATGGCCCCATCCGCCCCTACCGTCTCAAGCCAGGCAACGTGCTCGATGTGGAG GGTGAGGGCCTCAACCTGGGTATCAGCAAGGAGGAGGTGCGTGTGCTCATCGGAGACGGGGAGTGCCTGGTGAAAACGCTCACCCTCACCCACCTCTACTGTGAGCCACCCCTGCAGGCCCCGCAGCCCAGCAACAGCTCTGGCAGCCTGCCCCAGTTCGTG GTGCACATGGGCAACGTGCGGCTGGCACTGGGCCCCGTGCAGTATGAGGCAGAGCCTGCGCTGGCCACCTTCCCCGTGGAAGCCCAAGTGGGCCTGGGGCTGGGCGCCGCCCTGCTGACTGCTGCCGTGCTCCTGCTCACCCTCATGTACAG GCACAAGAGCAAGCAGGCCTTGCGAGACTACCAGAAGGTGCTGGTGCAGCTGGAGAACCTGGAGATCAGCGTGGGCGACCAGTGCCGCAAGGAGTTCACAG ACCTGATGACCGAGATGACCGACCTCAGTAGCGACCTGGAGGCCAGCGGCATCCCCTTCCTGGACTACCACACGTACGCGGAGCGCGTCTTCTTCCCCGGCCATGGCGGCTGCCCGCTGCAGCCCTGGCCCAACGGGCCTGAGGAAGAGGCCCGCCACGCCACTGTGCGCCAGGGCCTCACGCAGCTCTCCCACCTGCTCAACAGCAGACTCTTCCTCCTCACA CTCATCCACACGCTGGAGGAGCAGCCCAGCTTCTCCCAGCGTGACCGCTGCCACGTGGCCTCCCTGCTGTCCCTTGCGCTGCATGGCAAGCTGGAGTACCTGACCGACATCCTGAAGACCCTGCTCGGCGACCTGGCCGCCCATTATGTGGACAAGAACCCCAAGCTCATGCTGCGCAG GACGGAGAGCATGGTGGAGAAGCTGCTCACTAACTGGCTGTCCATCTGTCTATACGCCTTCCTGAGG GAGGTGGCTGGAGAGCCGCTGTACATGCTCTTTCGGGCCATCAAGTACCAGGTGGACAAGGGCCCTGTGGACGCCGTGACGGGCAAGGCCAAGCGCACCCTGAACGACAGCCGCCTGCTGAGGGAGGACGTGGAGTTCCGGCCCCTGACGCTCATGGTGCTGGCAGGCACCAGCAGGATGGCAGGGACCAGCAGCGGGCAGTGTGTGCCAGCCCGGGTGCTCGACACCGACACTATCACCCAGGTCAAGGAGAAGGTGTTGGACCAGGTCTACAAGGGCACCCCCTTCTCCCAGAGGCCCTCTGTGCACACCCTAGACCTCG AGTGGCGCTCAGGCATGGCTGGTCACCTCACTCTGTCTGATGAGGACCTGACCTCGGTGACCCAGAACCACTGGAAGAGACTCAACACCCTACAGCACTACAAG GTCCCGGATGGAGCCACGGTGGGGCTCATCCCCCAGCTGCACCACATAGGCACCATCACCCAGAGTCCAGTCCAGAGCTGCCCCTCTGGGGAGA ACACACCCATGCTCGAGGACAGTGAGGAGGGTGGACTCCGCCTCTGGCACCTGGTGAAGGCCACTGAGGAGCCAGAAGGGACCAAGCCTCGGCGGAGCAGCCTGCGGGAACGGGAGCGCGAGCGGGCCCGAGCCAAGGCCATTCCGGAAATCTACCTCACCCGCCTGCTCTCCATGAAG GGCACACTGCAGAAGTTTGTGGACGACACGTTCCAGGCCATCCTGAGCGTGAACCGCCCCGTGCCCATCGCCGTCAGGTACTTGTTTGATTTCCTGGACGAGCTGGCGGAGAAGCACGGCATCGACGACCCTGACACGCTGCACATCTGGAAGACCAACAG CCTGCTGCTGAGGTTCTGGGTGAACACCCTGAAGAACCCCCAGTTCATCTTTGATGTGCGGGTGTCAGACAATGTGGATGCCATCCTTGCCGTCATCGCCCAGACCTTCATCGACTCCTGCACCGTCTCGGAGCACAAAGTGGGCCGG GATTCCCCTGTGAACAAACTTCTCTATGCTCGGGAGATCCCTCGCTACAAGCAGATGGTGGAGAA ATACTACACAGACATTCGTGAGAGCTCCCCAGCCAGCTACCAGGAGATGAACTCAGCTCTTGCTGAGCTCTCGGGG AGCTACACCTCTGCCCCTCACTGCCTGGAGGCACTGCAAGACCTCTACAAGCACATCCACAGGTATTACGACCAG ATCATCAGCGCCCTGGAGGAAGATCCCATGGGCCAGAAGATGCAGCTGGCCTGCCGCCTACAGCAGATCGCCGCCCTGGTGGAGAACAAAGTGACTCACCTGTGA